The following proteins are encoded in a genomic region of Maribacter hydrothermalis:
- a CDS encoding PSP1 domain-containing protein: MGCSSCSTGKDGQPKGCKNNGTCGTDGCNKLTVFDWLSNMSLPNGERPFDFVEVRFKNSRKEFFQNTENLSLSIGDIVATEAQSGHDIGMVTLTGELVRVQMKRKKETFNDAPAPKVYRKASQKDIDIWQKCRDREEEIKKRAREIAIILKLQMKISDVEFQGDGSKATFYYTADERVDFRQLIKDMAKAFGIRIEMRQIGYRQEAQRLGGIGSCGRELCCSTWLTDFRSVSTSAARYQQLSLNPQKLAGQCGKLKCCLNYELDVYLDALKDFPAQDTKLFTEKGLAFCQKTDIFKEMLWFSYKEDPGNWHVLSKDQVNEILQKNKKKEKVASLEIYAIDIEVEEKVVFENVVGQDSLTRFDKPKGSGNKNKNRNRNRNKNKNKNRNRKRNQNNA, from the coding sequence ATGGGTTGTAGTAGTTGTTCTACCGGTAAGGATGGACAACCAAAGGGATGCAAGAATAACGGTACTTGCGGTACAGATGGTTGCAATAAATTGACAGTTTTCGACTGGCTTTCCAATATGTCGCTCCCTAACGGGGAACGACCATTCGATTTTGTTGAAGTTCGGTTTAAAAATAGTAGAAAAGAATTTTTCCAAAACACAGAAAATCTTTCACTTTCCATAGGCGATATTGTAGCTACTGAGGCTCAATCTGGTCATGACATTGGTATGGTCACTTTAACGGGTGAACTTGTTCGTGTGCAAATGAAACGCAAGAAAGAAACATTTAATGACGCTCCAGCGCCTAAAGTATATCGAAAAGCAAGTCAAAAAGATATCGATATTTGGCAAAAATGTCGTGATAGGGAAGAAGAGATTAAAAAACGTGCACGGGAAATAGCTATTATCTTAAAGCTTCAGATGAAGATTTCTGATGTAGAATTTCAAGGAGATGGTTCTAAAGCTACTTTTTATTATACTGCAGATGAACGGGTAGATTTTCGTCAGTTAATTAAAGATATGGCTAAAGCATTCGGTATTCGTATCGAAATGCGTCAAATTGGGTATCGCCAAGAAGCTCAAAGACTAGGTGGTATTGGTTCTTGTGGTAGAGAATTATGTTGCTCTACTTGGCTTACAGATTTTAGGTCGGTAAGTACTTCAGCAGCCAGGTATCAGCAATTATCTTTGAATCCTCAGAAACTCGCAGGGCAATGTGGCAAATTAAAATGTTGCCTTAATTATGAGTTAGATGTATACTTAGATGCATTAAAAGATTTTCCTGCGCAAGACACAAAATTATTTACTGAAAAAGGATTAGCTTTTTGCCAGAAAACTGATATTTTTAAAGAAATGCTTTGGTTTTCCTATAAAGAAGACCCAGGAAATTGGCATGTGCTTTCTAAGGACCAAGTCAATGAAATATTACAGAAGAATAAGAAGAAAGAGAAAGTAGCTAGTCTAGAAATCTATGCAATAGATATTGAAGTTGAGGAAAAAGTAGTTTTCGAGAATGTAGTTGGTCAAGATAGTCTTACTCGTTTTGATAAACCAAAAGGTAGTGGTAATAAGAATAAAAACAGAAACCGGAACCGAAACAAAAACAAGAATAAAAACAGAAACCGAAAAAGAAATCAAAACAATGCATAG
- a CDS encoding gliding motility lipoprotein GldH, whose translation MHRLICCFFAVTLFVSCNSNIIKSEYQSLENGVWNKDNVLQFSLTEMDTVNQLDIYINVRNDNTFPYSNLFLIASITTPEGQVTKDTLEYEMSLPDGTWLGKGSGSIKENKLWYKENIVFSSSGVYTIEVSQAMRKNGKVSGIIDLEGITDVGIEVTKSIP comes from the coding sequence ATGCATAGGCTAATTTGTTGTTTTTTCGCAGTTACACTTTTTGTTTCCTGTAATTCAAATATTATAAAATCTGAATACCAGTCTTTAGAAAATGGTGTTTGGAATAAAGATAATGTGCTTCAATTTTCGCTTACTGAAATGGATACGGTTAATCAACTTGATATATATATAAACGTTCGTAATGATAACACTTTCCCATATAGTAATTTATTTTTAATAGCATCGATTACAACTCCAGAAGGTCAAGTTACAAAAGACACATTGGAGTATGAAATGTCGTTACCGGATGGCACTTGGCTAGGAAAAGGCAGTGGTAGCATCAAAGAAAATAAACTATGGTATAAGGAAAACATCGTTTTTTCATCTTCAGGCGTATATACTATAGAGGTATCACAAGCAATGCGCAAAAACGGGAAAGTTTCAGGAATAATTGACCTTGAAGGCATAACCGATGTGGGTATTGAAGTAACAAAAAGCATCCCTTAG
- a CDS encoding DUF3575 domain-containing protein translates to MKKILSLFCLFSISVFSQDQVILNDVEVNKHELKINGLFLVLGAMEIDYQYLINEESGVGLDVFYAFDDDDISVNYYISPYYRQYFGKKYASGFFVEGFGLLNSVNDYTYLSTYEPSTDSYYYNGGYNKNIVDFALGIGTGVKLLTKRGFIVEIDLGIGRNLFKNDRDFTIIGKGGVNLGYRF, encoded by the coding sequence ATGAAAAAAATTCTATCACTTTTCTGTTTATTTAGTATTTCGGTGTTTTCTCAAGACCAAGTAATTTTAAATGATGTTGAAGTTAATAAGCATGAGTTAAAAATAAACGGATTGTTTTTAGTTCTAGGAGCAATGGAAATAGATTATCAATATTTAATAAATGAAGAATCTGGAGTAGGTTTAGATGTCTTTTATGCTTTTGATGACGACGACATTTCAGTTAACTATTATATATCTCCCTACTACCGTCAGTATTTTGGCAAAAAATATGCATCAGGTTTCTTTGTGGAAGGCTTTGGTTTGCTAAATTCTGTCAACGATTACACTTATTTATCTACTTATGAACCAAGTACAGATTCTTACTATTACAATGGCGGTTATAATAAAAATATAGTGGATTTTGCATTGGGAATTGGAACCGGCGTAAAGCTTTTAACCAAAAGAGGTTTTATTGTAGAAATTGATCTGGGTATTGGCAGAAATTTATTCAAAAATGATAGAGATTTTACCATTATCGGCAAGGGAGGAGTCAATTTAGGTTATAGATTCTAG
- the recA gene encoding recombinase RecA, with amino-acid sequence MSSEKEAKLKALKLTLDKMDKTYGKGAVMKLGDSVVADVEVIPSGSLGLDIALGVGGYPRGRVIEIYGPESSGKTTLTLHAIAEAQKNGGIAAFIDAEHAFDRFYAQKLGVDIDNLIISQPDNGEQGLEIADNLIRSGAIDIVVIDSVAALTPKSEIEGEMGDSKMGLHARLMSQALRKLTGSISKTKCTVIFINQLREKIGVMFGNPETTTGGNALKFYASVRLDIRRSTQIKDTEGNVQGNKTRVKVVKNKVAPPFRTTEFDIMYGEGISKVGEIIDLGVEYEIVKKSGSWFSYGDTKLGQGRDAVKNLLLDNPELFEELDGKIREAINALNA; translated from the coding sequence ATGAGTTCTGAAAAAGAAGCAAAATTAAAAGCATTAAAATTGACCCTTGACAAAATGGATAAAACCTATGGAAAGGGTGCTGTCATGAAATTAGGCGATAGTGTTGTTGCTGATGTTGAAGTAATACCTTCTGGCTCATTAGGTTTAGACATTGCTTTAGGCGTAGGCGGCTATCCAAGAGGTCGTGTAATTGAAATATACGGGCCGGAATCCTCTGGTAAAACTACATTAACATTGCACGCAATTGCTGAGGCTCAAAAAAATGGTGGTATTGCCGCATTTATTGATGCAGAACATGCATTTGACCGTTTTTATGCTCAAAAACTAGGCGTAGATATCGATAACTTAATAATTTCTCAACCAGATAATGGTGAGCAAGGTTTAGAAATTGCAGATAATTTAATACGATCAGGAGCAATTGATATAGTAGTTATCGATTCTGTTGCAGCGTTGACACCAAAAAGTGAAATTGAAGGAGAAATGGGAGATTCTAAAATGGGTCTTCATGCACGTTTAATGTCCCAAGCATTAAGAAAACTTACAGGATCTATTAGCAAAACAAAATGTACCGTAATATTTATTAACCAATTACGTGAAAAAATTGGTGTAATGTTCGGAAATCCTGAAACTACAACTGGTGGTAACGCCTTAAAATTTTACGCTTCTGTTCGTTTAGATATCAGAAGATCTACTCAAATTAAAGATACGGAAGGAAATGTCCAAGGAAACAAAACCAGAGTAAAAGTTGTAAAAAACAAGGTAGCACCGCCTTTCCGTACTACAGAGTTTGATATTATGTATGGAGAAGGGATTTCTAAAGTAGGTGAAATAATTGACCTTGGAGTAGAATATGAAATAGTTAAGAAGAGTGGTTCATGGTTTAGTTATGGTGATACAAAACTTGGTCAAGGTCGTGATGCCGTTAAAAATTTATTGTTAGATAACCCAGAGTTATTTGAAGAACTAGACGGTAAAATTAGAGAAGCAATCAACGCGCTTAACGCATAA
- a CDS encoding penicillin-binding protein 1A, with amino-acid sequence MAKVIKKKTTNSFSKFILWFWVLFASGIALVALIFLSASWGLFGELPPYEYLENPQTNLASQIISSDGNLLGKFYLDDNRTDVKFEDLPENLVNTLIASEDIRFMDHSGIDARGTLRAFAYLGSKGGASTISQQLARQLFVGVRSRNKFETIQQKIKEWVLAIRLERSYTKEEIISMYLNIYDFGNNADGIRSAARIYFGKEPKDLKVEESAMLVGMLQNSSLFNPLRREELTLNKRNVVLGQMAKYDYITEAEKDSLQATKMDINFNPENHREGLATYFRMYLQRFMKGWIDKNPKPAIGDERDRYNLYLDGLKIYTTIDSKMQANAEEAVNEHMTKLQAEFFNQNTTVRNPTTPFSDITPEETNSIMERAMKNSERWRIMSDAGKSEKEIRESFSKKTEMTVFDWKSPTKEKDTILTPLDSIRYYKTFLRTAMMSMEPQTGHVKAWVGGINYKHFQYDNVIQGARQAGSTFKPFVYAAAIDQLRLSPCETRPDTQYCIEAGKHGNMEAWCPRNSDLKYSGTSYTLKRALANSVNTVTAQLIDEVGPKSVVSMVRNLGLNGDVPEVPSIALGTLDVNVYEMVGAYGAFANQGVYVKPVMVTRIENKDGTVLYEYVPETKDVLSKDVSYAILDLLKGVTQGGSGTRLRTTGYNKWRPEYDEIITGYPYELTNPIAGKTGTTQNNSDGWFMGMVPNLVTGVWVGGEERAVHFKSITYGQGASMALPIWGLYMKKNYAMEELGISKEDFVKPEDMSIEIDCDKFTKELRQNNDVEDDLEDLDF; translated from the coding sequence ATGGCAAAAGTGATAAAGAAAAAAACAACGAATAGTTTTTCCAAATTCATCTTGTGGTTTTGGGTTTTATTTGCGTCTGGTATAGCCTTGGTGGCGCTTATATTTTTATCCGCATCATGGGGACTGTTCGGAGAATTGCCTCCGTATGAATATTTAGAAAATCCACAGACTAATTTAGCATCGCAAATCATTTCGTCTGATGGTAACTTACTAGGAAAGTTTTATTTAGATGATAACCGTACCGATGTAAAATTTGAGGATTTACCGGAAAATTTGGTAAATACGCTAATAGCAAGCGAAGACATTCGCTTTATGGATCACTCGGGAATTGATGCCAGAGGAACATTAAGAGCCTTTGCTTATTTGGGCAGTAAAGGTGGGGCAAGTACAATTTCTCAACAGTTGGCAAGACAACTTTTTGTAGGCGTGCGTTCAAGAAATAAGTTCGAAACCATTCAACAGAAAATAAAGGAATGGGTATTGGCTATAAGATTAGAGCGTAGTTATACTAAAGAAGAAATTATAAGTATGTATTTAAATATTTATGATTTTGGAAATAATGCGGATGGAATACGTTCCGCAGCACGTATTTACTTTGGGAAAGAACCAAAAGATTTGAAAGTGGAAGAATCTGCAATGCTCGTTGGTATGCTTCAGAATTCGTCTTTATTCAATCCTTTAAGAAGAGAGGAACTTACTTTAAACAAGAGAAATGTTGTTTTAGGCCAAATGGCAAAATATGACTACATCACAGAAGCTGAAAAAGATTCGCTACAGGCCACCAAAATGGATATTAATTTTAATCCAGAAAATCATAGAGAAGGTTTAGCTACCTATTTTAGAATGTATTTGCAACGTTTTATGAAGGGATGGATAGACAAAAATCCAAAACCTGCTATTGGAGATGAACGTGATCGTTACAATTTATATTTAGATGGATTAAAGATTTATACTACCATTGATTCAAAAATGCAGGCGAATGCTGAAGAGGCGGTCAATGAGCATATGACCAAATTACAAGCTGAATTTTTTAACCAAAATACGACGGTTAGAAACCCTACCACTCCATTCTCGGATATTACCCCGGAAGAGACCAATAGTATTATGGAGCGCGCAATGAAAAATTCGGAACGATGGCGTATTATGTCCGATGCTGGCAAATCAGAAAAAGAAATACGAGAATCTTTTTCTAAAAAGACCGAAATGACGGTTTTTGATTGGAAAAGCCCAACGAAAGAAAAGGATACTATACTTACACCATTGGATTCTATTCGTTATTATAAAACATTTTTAAGAACCGCCATGATGTCTATGGAACCACAAACGGGACATGTAAAGGCATGGGTTGGTGGTATAAATTATAAACACTTTCAATATGACAATGTAATTCAAGGGGCAAGACAAGCGGGGTCCACTTTTAAGCCTTTTGTATATGCAGCAGCTATTGACCAATTACGCTTGTCTCCCTGCGAAACACGTCCAGATACGCAGTATTGTATAGAGGCAGGTAAACATGGTAATATGGAAGCTTGGTGTCCTAGAAATTCTGATTTAAAGTATTCGGGAACAAGCTATACATTAAAAAGAGCACTTGCTAACTCTGTAAATACTGTTACTGCCCAGTTAATAGATGAGGTAGGACCAAAATCTGTCGTAAGTATGGTTCGTAATTTAGGACTTAACGGTGATGTTCCAGAAGTGCCATCAATTGCATTGGGCACCTTAGATGTTAACGTATATGAAATGGTTGGCGCATACGGTGCTTTTGCGAACCAAGGGGTATATGTTAAACCAGTTATGGTAACTAGAATAGAAAATAAAGATGGTACAGTATTGTATGAATATGTTCCTGAGACAAAGGATGTTTTAAGTAAAGATGTATCCTATGCTATTTTAGATTTATTGAAAGGAGTTACACAAGGTGGTTCAGGTACGCGTTTACGCACAACGGGTTACAATAAATGGAGACCAGAATATGATGAGATAATTACGGGCTATCCATATGAGTTAACAAACCCAATTGCGGGTAAAACAGGTACAACTCAAAACAATAGTGATGGTTGGTTTATGGGGATGGTTCCTAATTTAGTAACTGGCGTTTGGGTCGGTGGAGAAGAAAGGGCAGTTCATTTTAAAAGTATTACCTATGGTCAAGGTGCATCAATGGCATTACCAATTTGGGGACTTTACATGAAAAAGAATTATGCAATGGAAGAACTGGGTATTTCTAAAGAGGATTTTGTTAAACCAGAAGATATGTCTATTGAAATAGATTGTGATAAGTTTACTAAAGAGCTGCGACAAAATAATGATGTTGAAGACGATTTAGAGGATTTGGATTTTTAA
- the trpS gene encoding tryptophan--tRNA ligase translates to MARILTGIQSTGTPHLGNILGAIKPAIEMANNPKNESFLFIADMHSLTQIKNGKELRHNTYAVAATWLAFGLDIENTVFYRQSDVPQTAELSWYLSCFFPYQRLTLAHSFKDKADRLDDVNAGLFTYPMLMAADILLYDANIVPVGKDQMQHIEMTRDVASRFHAQLGETFVLPEGKVQEETMYIPGTDGAKMSKSKGNLISIFQTDKQLRKQIMGIQTDSTPMEDPKDPTNDNVFALYKILASQPQIEEMSANYLAGNYGYGHAKQALYEVIVNKFEGPREKFNYYMNNLNELDDALALGAEKARKVADGVLERVREKLGY, encoded by the coding sequence ATGGCAAGAATTTTAACTGGTATTCAAAGTACAGGAACACCGCATTTAGGAAATATACTTGGTGCAATTAAGCCTGCAATTGAAATGGCAAATAATCCTAAAAACGAATCTTTTTTGTTTATAGCAGATATGCATTCGCTTACGCAAATAAAGAATGGCAAAGAATTACGCCATAACACTTATGCTGTTGCTGCAACTTGGCTTGCTTTTGGATTAGATATTGAGAATACTGTTTTTTATAGACAAAGCGATGTTCCACAAACGGCAGAGTTATCTTGGTATCTAAGTTGTTTTTTTCCGTATCAACGATTAACACTTGCACATTCTTTCAAAGATAAAGCCGATAGATTGGATGATGTAAATGCTGGATTGTTTACTTACCCAATGTTAATGGCAGCTGATATATTGTTATATGATGCCAATATTGTACCTGTGGGAAAAGACCAAATGCAACATATAGAAATGACACGCGATGTGGCTTCCCGTTTTCATGCGCAATTAGGAGAAACTTTTGTTTTGCCAGAAGGAAAAGTTCAAGAAGAAACCATGTACATACCAGGTACCGATGGAGCCAAAATGAGTAAGAGTAAAGGAAATTTAATCAGTATTTTCCAGACCGATAAGCAATTACGCAAGCAAATTATGGGTATACAAACCGATAGTACGCCAATGGAGGACCCGAAAGACCCAACAAATGATAATGTATTCGCGCTTTACAAAATATTGGCTTCACAACCTCAAATAGAAGAAATGAGCGCAAACTACTTGGCTGGAAATTATGGGTATGGTCATGCCAAACAAGCACTTTATGAAGTAATAGTAAATAAGTTTGAAGGGCCTCGTGAAAAGTTCAACTATTATATGAACAACTTAAATGAACTAGATGATGCACTAGCTTTAGGTGCCGAAAAAGCAAGAAAAGTAGCTGACGGAGTGCTAGAAAGAGTTCGTGAAAAGTTAGGATATTAA
- a CDS encoding RNA polymerase sigma factor produces MSLEELIHNCKKGDRKAQELLYRAYATTLFGICLKYSNSKTQAEDNLHDSFMTIYEKIGQFKNKGSFEGWMKRITVNTALQKYRKEEFLNIVSENTEDEVMVDNVYSDISLQSLLGYIQELPNKYRATFNLYVLDGHTHKEISELLGTTIGTSKSNLARARTLLKEKIETKITQSIIGGITILTTHFL; encoded by the coding sequence GTGAGTCTAGAAGAGCTCATACATAATTGTAAAAAAGGGGATAGAAAGGCACAGGAACTATTATACAGAGCCTATGCCACAACCTTGTTTGGCATATGCCTTAAATACTCCAATTCTAAAACTCAGGCAGAAGACAACCTTCATGACAGTTTTATGACCATTTATGAGAAAATTGGACAGTTTAAAAACAAAGGGTCTTTTGAAGGATGGATGAAAAGGATTACTGTAAACACAGCCTTACAAAAATATAGGAAAGAAGAATTCCTAAACATAGTTTCAGAAAATACCGAGGACGAGGTTATGGTAGATAACGTTTATAGTGATATAAGCTTACAATCCCTTTTAGGATATATACAAGAATTGCCAAATAAGTATCGTGCTACATTTAACTTATATGTTTTAGATGGGCACACCCATAAAGAAATTAGCGAATTATTAGGCACCACTATTGGTACTTCAAAATCTAACCTTGCCAGGGCTAGAACATTATTAAAAGAAAAAATTGAAACTAAAATCACGCAATCCATAATTGGGGGGATTACCATATTAACAACACATTTTTTATAA
- the trhO gene encoding oxygen-dependent tRNA uridine(34) hydroxylase TrhO, giving the protein MQLYNTLSAIERAALIEEAGKERLTISFYTYAHIGNTNIFRNHLFINWNDMDVLGRIYVAHEGINAQLSVPADNFNIFKEHLDSISFLENVRLNIAIEQDNLSFLKLKVKVRNKIVADGLEDNSFDVTNKGIHVGAEQFNELIEDPDTVLVDMRNHYESEIGHFKNAVTPDVDTFRDSLDIIERDLADHKKDKKLVMYCTGGIRCEKASAYYKHKGFEQVYQLEGGIIEYTRQVEKNNLENKFKGKNFVFDHRRGERISEDVIANCHQCGEPCDEHVNCANEACHLLFIQCPACAEKMNDCCSDACKEVHELPYEEQKALRKGKVVSNKIFKKGRSEVLKFKK; this is encoded by the coding sequence ATGCAACTGTACAATACATTAAGTGCAATAGAAAGAGCAGCTTTAATTGAAGAAGCTGGTAAGGAACGCCTTACTATCTCTTTTTATACCTATGCGCACATTGGTAATACCAACATTTTTAGGAATCATCTTTTTATTAACTGGAACGATATGGATGTTCTTGGGCGAATTTATGTAGCTCATGAGGGCATAAACGCCCAACTTTCCGTACCAGCAGATAATTTCAATATATTTAAAGAACACCTAGATAGCATTTCTTTTCTAGAGAATGTACGCCTAAATATTGCCATTGAGCAAGACAACCTTTCGTTTTTAAAGTTGAAAGTAAAAGTGCGAAATAAAATTGTTGCGGACGGACTGGAAGACAACTCATTTGATGTTACGAATAAAGGAATTCACGTTGGCGCAGAACAGTTCAACGAACTTATAGAGGATCCAGATACGGTTCTTGTTGATATGCGAAATCATTATGAAAGCGAAATAGGCCATTTTAAGAATGCCGTAACTCCAGATGTAGATACGTTTAGAGATTCGTTAGATATTATTGAGCGCGATTTAGCGGATCATAAGAAAGATAAGAAACTGGTAATGTATTGTACTGGCGGAATTCGGTGCGAAAAAGCAAGTGCTTATTACAAACACAAAGGTTTTGAGCAAGTATATCAGCTTGAAGGCGGTATAATTGAATACACAAGACAAGTAGAGAAAAACAATCTTGAAAATAAGTTTAAGGGTAAAAATTTTGTTTTTGACCACAGAAGGGGCGAACGCATTAGTGAAGATGTTATTGCTAATTGCCATCAATGTGGGGAGCCTTGCGACGAGCATGTAAATTGTGCAAATGAAGCATGCCATTTATTATTTATTCAATGCCCAGCTTGTGCAGAAAAAATGAATGATTGTTGTTCAGATGCTTGTAAAGAAGTTCATGAATTACCTTATGAAGAACAAAAAGCATTAAGAAAAGGAAAAGTAGTAAGTAATAAAATATTTAAAAAAGGACGCTCAGAGGTATTGAAGTTTAAGAAGTAA
- a CDS encoding porin family protein encodes MQKKKLDEIFQDKLSDFKPTPSNEVWRKIDASLEKKKKKRVIPLWWQLGGIAAVLALGLLLFNPFLKNNLNDEIIVDTKKEIEKESDTLTQTQEKIVEEAIDSNNRHIVEKTDTEVSTQSLSSSTNQKNQDSSVKGKSADIYTNQSKRNSAVVNNQKQHANSSTILNSIIAKADSTQPLKNDATLTETFQDKDKSLALIPTLPNSLNNKETRNTIKASTEVAINKPTDALKTINDDNKKSIFEEIEEQEEVKQKVANNKWSAGPSIAPVYFNGHGKGSPVNSIFTPNSKSGNINFSYGLSVAYEVSKKITIRSGINKVDYSYDTEDVAFSSSINPISTYNQLATIDYAPTSETLTVSSKKVASENFSTANSALDVTAKSATRDGFMSQQFGYLELPIEVNYAVIDKKIGVHIIGGVSSLFLIDNSVSLTAGDLTTEIGEANNINDLNFSANMGLGLNYKFSSKVHFNLEPIFKYQLNTFSEIDGTFKPYSIGVYSGLSFKF; translated from the coding sequence ATGCAGAAAAAGAAACTAGACGAAATTTTCCAAGATAAACTCTCGGACTTTAAACCTACCCCTAGTAATGAGGTTTGGAGAAAGATTGATGCCTCATTGGAAAAAAAGAAAAAAAAGAGAGTCATTCCTTTATGGTGGCAATTGGGTGGTATTGCCGCTGTATTAGCTTTAGGGCTATTGTTGTTTAATCCGTTTTTAAAAAACAATTTAAATGATGAAATTATAGTTGACACTAAAAAAGAAATTGAAAAGGAAAGTGATACACTAACGCAAACACAAGAAAAAATAGTAGAAGAAGCTATAGATAGTAATAACCGCCATATAGTTGAAAAAACCGATACTGAGGTTTCCACCCAATCTTTATCCAGTTCTACAAATCAAAAAAATCAAGATTCTTCGGTTAAAGGAAAGAGTGCAGATATTTATACCAATCAGTCTAAAAGGAACAGCGCAGTAGTTAATAATCAGAAACAACACGCCAATAGCAGTACAATATTAAATAGTATTATTGCAAAAGCCGATAGCACCCAACCCTTAAAAAACGATGCTACATTAACTGAAACTTTTCAGGATAAAGACAAAAGTCTCGCTCTTATACCAACCTTGCCGAATTCCTTAAACAACAAGGAAACACGGAATACTATAAAGGCATCTACAGAAGTTGCTATTAATAAACCTACCGATGCATTAAAAACTATTAATGACGACAATAAAAAGTCAATTTTTGAAGAAATAGAAGAACAGGAAGAGGTAAAACAAAAAGTAGCTAATAATAAGTGGTCTGCAGGACCAAGTATTGCGCCAGTTTATTTTAACGGTCACGGAAAAGGTTCTCCAGTAAACTCAATTTTTACGCCTAACTCTAAATCTGGCAATATCAATTTTAGTTATGGTTTGTCCGTTGCCTACGAAGTATCAAAAAAAATTACGATACGTTCTGGCATAAATAAAGTCGACTATAGTTATGACACTGAAGACGTTGCTTTTTCATCTTCCATAAACCCGATTTCCACTTACAACCAGCTAGCTACAATAGATTATGCGCCTACTTCAGAAACACTAACGGTATCAAGTAAAAAAGTTGCATCAGAAAATTTTAGTACTGCCAATTCCGCTTTAGATGTTACTGCAAAAAGCGCCACAAGAGACGGTTTCATGTCCCAGCAATTTGGCTACCTTGAACTACCAATTGAAGTTAATTATGCCGTAATTGATAAAAAAATAGGAGTACATATTATAGGAGGTGTGAGCTCTCTTTTTTTAATTGACAATTCGGTTTCATTAACCGCTGGCGATTTAACAACAGAAATTGGTGAAGCTAACAATATTAACGACCTTAACTTCAGTGCCAACATGGGGCTAGGACTAAATTATAAGTTTTCCTCCAAAGTTCATTTTAATTTAGAACCTATCTTTAAATATCAATTGAATACTTTTTCAGAAATTGATGGTACTTTTAAACCATATTCCATTGGGGTGTATAGTGGTCTGAGCTTTAAATTTTAA
- a CDS encoding lysophospholipid acyltransferase family protein: MLTVARQTGHILYRIWFHILVAVPIILFLPFLVVFATRESWYPQFFWMARNLWAKPILYGMFCWPKVTYEERLVKGSSYMLVANHTSMLDIMLMLAVSKNPFVFVGKKELVNIPLFGFFYKRVCIMVDREDTQSRTGVYRRAQKRLQQGLSICIFPEGGVPEEHVVLDNFKDGAFKMAISHKIPIVPMTFLDNKKRFSFTFLSGGPGKCRAKVHSFVDTEALKPEDTSTLRRSVREIILNDLINKS, encoded by the coding sequence ATGCTTACAGTCGCTAGACAAACCGGACATATTTTATATCGAATTTGGTTTCATATTTTAGTAGCAGTCCCAATCATTTTATTTTTGCCGTTTTTGGTGGTTTTTGCCACTAGAGAAAGCTGGTATCCACAATTTTTTTGGATGGCAAGAAACCTTTGGGCAAAACCTATACTGTACGGTATGTTTTGTTGGCCAAAAGTAACTTATGAAGAACGTTTAGTTAAGGGCAGCAGCTATATGTTAGTTGCAAACCATACGAGTATGTTAGATATTATGTTGATGCTTGCTGTGAGTAAAAATCCGTTTGTATTTGTAGGTAAAAAGGAACTAGTAAACATTCCGCTTTTTGGATTTTTCTATAAACGTGTATGTATTATGGTCGACAGAGAAGATACCCAAAGTAGAACAGGTGTATATAGGAGAGCTCAAAAACGGTTGCAACAAGGACTAAGTATTTGTATTTTTCCTGAAGGCGGTGTGCCAGAAGAGCATGTGGTATTAGACAATTTTAAAGACGGTGCATTTAAAATGGCTATTAGTCATAAAATACCCATTGTACCCATGACTTTTTTAGATAATAAGAAAAGATTCTCCTTTACCTTTTTAAGTGGAGGCCCTGGAAAATGCAGGGCTAAAGTGCATTCTTTTGTTGATACCGAGGCGTTAAAGCCAGAAGATACTTCAACATTACGAAGAAGTGTGAGAGAAATTATCTTAAATGATTTGATTAATAAAAGCTAG